The genomic region atacaaatatgaaatttaatcgaaagcttggcaaacagctttggagaatttgatgtttccccattcaaagagatggagctgcacttgcatgcccgagaggcgtttcaaagatggccgccgagtgaaatgacttgtcttaaagggactttggcctTAGTCAATAATGTATATTTACACACGAACTGACTACCAACCGCAACTTTCAGATGGCATCTTTATTTTTGAGGGAACgtttaggggccgttcacatattgcgtctaaAAACGTGTGGAAAGCGTGGCCATGCcgctttcttcttctttccaaagcgctttcgCTCCCGTGGCATCtaccgttgctatgcaaccataaACTGTGCTCTCCACGGCGACgaggaagtttcagcaaagcataaattgatttctagcccttgcattagctttactactagACTTATGGAGATGAGAGATAAAAACCACCCTGTACAGcaatgatcagctgttcggctgagctttagATGTTTTGTTAAGGAAAGGTTAAGTTGATCAGTTGATCGGTTGGTTCTTGACACATGAcctgcagtgcgcttgcagcaTTCTGAAAAGTGGAGAATTTTTCATTTCGATGCGCCTGGAAAATGCACTGCATGTGCGTTGCAACAACGTCGCGACCACATAACTTCCATTATGAGTGGGTCTGCCGCGTatctacatttgaaataacgaaTTTGAGCGTGCAAAAGATGCGAtatgtcaaaacgatccccattcatatgaatctgtgaaaattactaaaaacgctgcattctgctgccaggccattagatggcgatgaaacacCAGAGACTGAACATGCGATACACATGCGCATGACGtcatcgttttcacagattcccagttttgttgtttacatggagaccgttttcaaaaacgtgcactttgaaacacgttttcaaaagtttgcgttttcaagCCACCAAAAGGCCGTTGTCGTGtgaatgaacggccaaaacgcatagcttagctcaactgtcacagaaagGAATTTGCATTCAAAAAtttgatcagatgaaggtatctcaggagacaggaagtgaagttaACATTGGATTcaatgccttcctaccttggaatacatcctctgaaggcagcatttttgaGATATTGGACACGGCCAGTGATATCTCAATAATTCTgattttctttaataaaaaggtttacaaataaatcataaagtataattttatttcataattttcaaaaattcatatataaattttattttattattatttattttttttgcatgatgtccagtcatcaaaaatatagaaAAGTGAAAATATAGGAAAATTCTTCCCATTGTGGCCGTGGTCTGTGCTCAAAGTTAACAAATGTACTTTTGGTcatcaaagggttagttcacccaaaaatgaaaaaattttcatttattactcaccctcatgccgttccacacccgtaagaccttcgttaatcttcagaacacaaattaagatattttagttgaaatccgatggctccgtgaggcctccatagggagcaatggacacttcctctctcaagatccataaaggtactaaaaatatatttaaatcggttcatgtgagtacggtggttcaatattaatattataaagcgacgagaatatttttggagcaccaataAAAccaaataacaacttatatagtgatggccgatttcaaaacactgcttcatgaagcatcggagcataaatgaagtCTTACGGaatcttacaggtgtggaacggcatgagggtaagtaataaatgacagaaatttcatttttgggtgaactaaccgtttAAGACTTTCTGGCAAACATCCCTTGCACACCAGAATGGCTACAGGTGGCTATGTTGGACACAGGCATTTACTTTATATAGAAATGGAAGTGCAATGGAAGAAATTGTGCACAGGTTAAAGTTACACCaagtctttatttaaattaacataaaaccttgtacataaatatacatactttactatacattttttttaaataagcttATGTTTTACAGTCATTGTGGatatatacaaatgtatttCTTTAGATGTAAACGaatacatacaaaagtatgtGTTTAAATCCTTCATATATTTATGAtctcttcattttcatttctttctcatttaacataatcgatttttaaaataatgattttatatcaAACAATTTTGGATTATATGAACtcaataaatatgtttatttgattatttaaatatataagatATTGCAATGTTGGCATATACTAGACAAAATGGAGCTATAATGAGTCTTTAACCTGCAGACAGCTGAACAAAAGCATTACATATAAAAATactgtgagggaaaaaaatcaaaatatgataAATCTCAACAACCTCTAATATTTTTTCTCTTTATAAATTGTGCTCTTGAAAATCAATGCAATTTTAGGCTTCTATTTATATAGCCATTGtcatattttaagattttgctacaacagtaaataatgcataatacacatatgtaaataatgtaatttgcGAGTATAATTCATTAGAGCATGCTTTGCTGAAATTGCATCCTTGGTTGATTCATTGTTAAAGGATCTATAGGAAAAGCCTTAATATTTTTGCCATAATAATGAGCCATGTTGTTTGGAGCAGACTGAATTCAATCTTTAATCCACTTGACACTGTAGTTAAAGCAGCTACAGTCGTAGCAATAACTGTAAGAAAAAGATGAACAAATTAGATAAACAGAATATAAGGTATTAGGGCCTTCTTTGTTTCATTCCACTCcaaatgtactgtatgttttgTGTGTTATATCTGTATAGACTAGAGCTATAGAAAACTATAAATTCTACAAGATCTATGGAGCAAAAGTGCAAGGCACAGGTCCTGAGACCTTTCACATTTGCAAGAGATGTAATCAAATTTACCTGAACCATTGACTGAAACTGATGAAGGAATTATGTGCAGTGGATCGACACCTCCTGTTTCTACTTCTGTCAAGAGGGTGTTTGAAATCTCTTCAACTGATGGGAGAGTTTCTCGGGAGTTGAAAACTAGTTGTGTTTTTGTGATGATTGACCCTGGGCTGGAATATACAGTATAGAAGTATATCATACGGGATTCCATAATATGAGCATATTACCATTATATAATAAGTACTGTATATGgcattctattttttttttttcaataacaccatcacacacacatagagCACATACATTAATCAGCattgcaatattttatatttacctGAAACTTATGACAATCACTCTGATGAAGGAAAGATATCTGGCTCTGTAGATTCGGTCAAGCTGCAACATACAATAACGGGCAGTCAACCATGATGagaattaactttttttgtttatgaAATTAACTATTGATTTCCAGAGGCATATTATTCTTCATGAAGGAAAAACAAAGTGTGTCATttatttatggtaaactaatcAATTAAACAACTCTTGGATTTGGTCTAAAATAACTGTTGTCTGTTCTCCTaagtacagtaaaaatattatcTGTCTGCCTCCTGTGAATCTATAGTGAGGGAATTTTAACTCACATGTTCTATGACAAGCTGAGCCCTTGTCTTGAAGGCCTGAGAATTTGAATCGTTGAGTTCAACAATATATATGTCAAAAGAGCGGAACACCAGGTCTGTTAGATACACGGGTACAAATTTTGTAGTTGAAATTGTAGTCACTTTAGTAGTGGAAGATGTTGAGggtcttgttgttgttgttgttgtattaGTGGTTAAGGCAGTGGTTGTATTAGTGGTAGGGGCACTGGTTGTATTAGTGGTTGAGGCAAATGATTTTGTTGATGTTCTAGTTGTACTTCCAGTAGAAGTCTTAAATGTAGTTGAAGAGGGAGTCAATGAAGTAAAAACAGAAGTTGTTGATTTTGGTCCTGTGTTCATTGCTGCACTTGTGATACTTGTCATGAGAGCTGAGAATGCTGTTGTTGGTCTTGTAGACATTTCAGCTGTACTAATATTTGTTCTGTCAAAGGCTGTTGAGGAGAGAGTGGTCGAGGTCAATGAAGAAGCTGTTGGTTGCACTGTAGTGGTAACTGCTAAACTGCTGGTGGATATTACAACAAGAGTTGTTGTGACTACAGTTGTTTCTGTTGTTGGAGCAGTAGAGGTTGTCACTATTGTAAATTCTGGAATTAGAATATGCATATCAGTTTAGATGGAACTTAATTTTGAGCATGACAAAGGAAGCATATTTGAATgagtataaaaaaataatatgttatcaattgtattataaaatgtacagtcttacagaaataaaaagatTCTTAATACAATTTGATTTCAGATATTTTCAGACCTACCTTTATCATTAACCATGACAGAATTAGAACTCATGTTCAGGACCTTGACAGCTGTTGTATTACTCAATAATGAAGTTGCGATATCATGGTCTGATGGCACAGACTGTGAAGAGTTGAAAGCTAGTTCTGTTGTGGTAATGACTGATCCTGGCCTGGATAAAAATTTTCACAATGAGAATGAGCTTTAGTGCAAAGAAtgtttagacacacacacacacacacacacacacacacacacacacacacacacacacacacacacacacacacacacacacacacacacacacacacacacaaggaatTTGTCTTGGTGAAGTCAAGAAACACTGTCATATTGGATGTCCTCCTAATGTGCATATCTgatcattaaatattttgtttattgtacGTTCCTGCTTTCTCTGTCACAGTTTCAACAACAGTTTCTAcataaaacaagaaatatttcaaaatgataTGTTTACCTGAATCCTAGGACAAGGATATCTATGAAGGAAGGATACTTGATATAGATGGCTTTAAGCTGTAAAAAATACAGACAGTTACAATATCATACAATGTAATACAATACATTATGTTTTTAATCAAGAAAAATTGAGAGAATATGGTAAGCAGGTTTTAACTCACAATGTCTATAACAAGCTGAGCCCTGTTCTTGAAAGCTTGAGAGTTTGTATTATTGAGTTCATTTATGAATGTGTCTACAGAGCGGAACTCCAGCTTTGCTCGCACGTTATGATTTGCAGTTGTTATGAAAGAAGATGATGAAGTTGTGGTGACTGGTGAGAGTGTTGGTGTGGTTGTTTCATATGTTCTAACAGTTGggctctcagttgttgtggctgaTGTTGATTCTGTTGTTATGGCTGGTGTTgttgtttcagttgtactaacagttgtgctctcaaTTGTTGTGGCTGTTGACGATTCTGTTGTTGTTGGTGATggtgtagttgtttcagttgtgCTCTCACTTGTGGCTGGTGTAGATGTTTCAGTTctactaacagttgtgctctcagttgttgtggtTGGTGTTCTTGTTTCAGTTGTGCTAACAGTTGTGCGTTCAGTTGTTGTGGCTGATGTTGATTCTGTTGTTGTGGTTGGTGTAGTTGTCTCAGCTGTACTAACAGTTatgctctcagttgttgtggctgaTGTTGATTCTGTTGTTGTGGTTGGTGTAGTTGTCTCAGCTGTACTAACAGatgtgctctcagttgttgtggctAATGTTGATTCTGTTCTTGTGGTTGGTGTAGTTGTCTCAGCcgtactaacagttgtgctttcagttgttgtggctggtgtagttgtttcagttgtactaacagttgtgctctcagttgctgtggctggtgtagttgtcTCAGTTGTACTAAtagttgtgctctcagttgttgtggctgaTGTTGATTCTGTTCTTGTGGTTGGTGTAGTTGTCTCAGCCatactaacagttgtgctctcagttgcTGTGACTGGTGTAGTTGTCTCAGCcgtactaacagttgtgctctcagttgctgtggctggtgtagttgtcTCAGTTGTACTAAtagttgtgctctcagttgttgtggctagtgtagttgtttcagttgtactaacagttgtgctctcagttgttgtggctgaTGTTGATTCTGTTGTTGTGGTTGGTGTAGTTGTCTCAGCcgtactaacagttgtgctctcagttgttgtggtTGGTGTAGTTGTCTCAGgtgtactaacagttgtgctctcagttgctgtggctggtgtagttgtcTCAGCcgtactaacagttgtgctctcagttgctgtggctggtgtagttgtcTCAGTTGTACTAtcagttgtgctctcagttgttgtggctgaTGTTGATTCTGTTGTTGTGGCTGGTGTTGTTATTTCAGTAGTACTAACAGTTatgctctcagttgttgtggctgctgtagttgtttcagttgtactaacagttgggatctcagttgttgtggctgaTGTTGATTCTGTTGTTGTGGCTAGTGTTGTTATTTCAGTAGTACTAACAGTTATGCTCTGAGTTGTTGTGGCTGCtgtagttgtttcagttgtactaactgttgtgctctcagttgttgtggctgaTGTTGTTGTGGTTggtgtagttgtttcagttgtactaacagttgtgctctcagctgttgtggctggtgtagttgtctcagttgtactaacagttgtgctctcaattgttgtggctggtgtagttgtcTCAGTTGTACTAAaagttgtgctctcagttgttgtggctggtgtagatgtctcagttgtactaacagttgtgctctcagttgttgtggctgaTGTTGTTGTGGTTGGTGTAGTTGTTTCAGgtgtactaacagttgtgctctcagctgttgtggctggtgtagttgtctcagttgtactaacagttgtgctctcaattgttgtggctggtgtagttgtcTCAGTTGTACTAAaagttgtgctctcagttgttgtggctggtgtagttgtcTCAGTTATACCAGCAGTTGTGTTCTCAGTTGATTTGTCTGATGTTGATTCTGTTTttgtggctggtgtagttgtttcaataatattaacagttgtgctctcagttgttgtggctgaTGATGATTCGATTAttgtggctggtgtagttgtttcaGCTGTACTAACAGTTatgctctcagttgttgtggctggtgtagttgtgtcagttgtactaacagttgtgctctcagttgttgtggctggtgtagttgtttcagttgtacCAACAGTTGTGTTCTCAGTTGATTTGTCTGATGTTGATTCTgttgttgtggctggtgtagttgtttcaATAGTATTAACAGTTGtcctctcagttgttgtggctgaTGTTGATTCGGTTAttgtggctggtgtagttgtttcagctgtactaacagttgtgctctcaaTTGATTTGTCTGATGTTGATTCTgttgttgtggctggtgtagttgtttcaATAGTATTAACAGTTGtcctctcagttgttgtggctgaTGTTGATTCGGTTAttgtggctggtgtagttgtttcagctgtactaacagttgtgctctcaaTTGTTGTGGCTGGTGTACTTGTTTCActtgtactaacagttgtgctctcagttgttgtggctgctgtagttgtttcagttgtactaactgttgtgctctcagttgtttTGGCTGATGTTGATACTGTTGTTGTGGTTggtgtagttgtttcagttgtactaacagtagtgctctcagttgttgtggtTGGTGTAGTTGTctcagttgtactaacagttgtgctctcagttgttgtggctgaTGTTGATTCTGTTGGTGTGGCTGGTGTTGTTATTTCAGTAGTACTAACTattgtgctctcagttgttgtggctgatgttgttgtggctggtgtagttgtcTCAGTTGTAataacagttgtgctctcagatgttgtgtatgttgatgattctgttgttgttgatgctggtgtagttgtttcagttgtactaacagttgtactctcagttgttgtggctgaTATCGATTCTGTTGTTGTGGCTGATGTTGATTCTgttgttgtggctggtgtagttgtctcagttgtactaacagttgtgctctcagttgttgtggctggtgtagttgtctcagttgtactaacagttgtgctctcagttgttgtggctggtgtagttgtctcagttgtactaacagttgtgctctcagttgttttggctggtgtagttgtttcagttgtacCAACAGTTGTGTTCTCAGTTGATTTGTCTGATGTTGATTCTGTTGCtgtggctggtgtagttgtttcaATAGTAttaacagttgtgctctcagctgttgtggctggtgtagatgtctcagttgtactaacagttgtgctatcgattgttgtggctggtgtagttgtgTCAGTTGTACCAACAGTTGTGCTCTCATTTGTTGTGGGTGATGTTGATTCTgttgttgtggctggtgtagttgtttcaATAGTATTAACAGTTGTACTCTCAGTTGTTGTGGGTGATGTTGATTCTgttgttgtggctggtgtagatgtctcagttgtactaacagttgtgctctcaattgttgtggctggtgtagttgtttcagttgtacCAACAGTTGTGTTCTCATTTGTTGTGGGTGATGTTGATTCTgttgttgtggctggtgtagttgtttcaATAGTATTAACAGTTGTACTCTCAGTTGTTGTGGGTGATGTTGATTCTgttgttgtggctggtgtagATATCTCATTTATTCTAACAGTTatgctctcagttgttgtggctggtgtagttgtcTCAGTTGTAataacagttgtgctctcagttgttgtgactggtgtagttgtttcaattgtactaacagttgtgctctcagttgttgtgaCTGGTGTAGATGTCTTagttgtactaacagttgtgctctcaattgttgtggctggtgtagttgtctcagttgtactaacagttgtgctctcagttgtgGATGATGTTGATTCTGTTGAtgtggctggtgtagttgtcTCAGTTGTAataacagttgtgctctcagttgttgtggctggtgGAGTTGTCTCAGTTGTAATAACAGTTGTGCTCCCAGTTGTTGGtgctggtgtagttgtttcaGCTGTACTAACAattgtgctctcagttgttgtgaCTGGTGCAGATGTctcagttgtactaacagttgtgctctcagttgttgtggctggtgtagttgtctcagttgtactaacagttgtgctctcagttgttgtgaCTGGTGTAGTTGTCTCAGTTGTACTAACAattgtgctctcagttgttgtgaCTGGTGCAGATGTctcagttgtactaacagttgtgctctcagttgttgtggctggtgtagttgtcTCGGTTGTACTAACAattgtgctctcagttgttgtggctggtgtagttATCTCAGTTGTAATAACAATTGTGTTCTCAATTGTTGTGGCTGGTGTTGTTGTCtcagttgtgctctcagttgttgtgggtggtgttgttgtttcagttgtactaacagttgtgctctcagttgttgtgaCTGCTGTCAATTCTGTTGTTGTGATTGTtgtagttgtttcagttgtactaacagttgtgctctcagttgttgtggctACTGTCAATTctgttgttgtgattggtgtagttgtttcagttgtactaacagttgtgctctcagttgttgtggtTGGTGTAGTTGTTTCAATTGCACTAACtgttgtgctctcagttgttgtgaCTGGTGTAGTTCTctcagttgtactaacagttgtgctctcagttgttgtggctgaTGTTGATTCGATTAttgtggctggtgtagttgtttcagttgtactaacagttgtgctctcagttgttgtggctggtgtagtGGTTTGagttgtactaacagttgtgctctcagttgttgtggctggtgtagttgt from Megalobrama amblycephala isolate DHTTF-2021 linkage group LG7, ASM1881202v1, whole genome shotgun sequence harbors:
- the LOC125273132 gene encoding mucin-2-like, whose product is MRAQLTTETTTPTTTTVSTSATTTESTTVSTFETTTPATTIESTSVSTIETTTPTTTTVSTSATTTESTTVSTTETTTPATTTESTTVTTTETTTPATKTESTTVSSTETSTPATTIESTTVSKTETTRPVTTTESTSATTTDSTTVSTTEKTTPITTTESTTVSTTDTTTPATTTESTTVSTTQTTTPATTTESTTVSTTETTTPATIIESTSATTTESTTVSTTERTTPVTTTESTTVSAIETTTPTTTTESTTVSTTETTTPITTTELTVATTTESTTVSTTETTTTITTTELTAVTTTESTTVSTTETTTPPTTTESTTETTTPATTIENTIVITTEITTPATTTESTIVSTTETTTPATTTESTTVSTTETSAPVTTTESTIVSTTETTTPVTTTESTTVSTTETTTPATTTESTTVSTTETSAPVTTTESTIVSTAETTTPAPTTGSTTVITTETTPPATTTESTTVITTETTTPATSTESTSSTTESTTVSTTETTTPATTIESTTVSTTKTSTPVTTTESTTVSTIETTTPVTTTESTTVITTETTTPATTTESITVRINEISTPATTTESTSPTTTESTTVNTIETTTPATTTESTSPTTNENTTVGTTETTTPSTTFSTTETTTPATTIESTTVSTTETTTPATTAESTTVSTTETTTPTTTTSATTTESTTVSTTETTTAATTTQSITVSTTEITTLATTTESTSATTTEIPTVSTTETTTAATTTESITVSTTEITTPATTTESTSATTTESTTDSTTETTTPATATESTTVSTAETTTPATATESTTVSTPETTTPTTTTESTTVSTAETTTPTTTTESTSATTTESTTVSTTETTTLATTTESTTISTTETTTPATATESTTVSTAETTTPVTATESTTVSMAETTTPTTRTESTSATTTESTTISTTETTTPATATESTTVSTTETTTPATTTESTTVSTAETTTPTTRTESTLATTTESTSVSTAETTTPTTTTESTSATTTESITVSTAETTTPTTTTESTSATTTERTTVSTTETRTPTTTTESTTVSRTETSTPATSESTTETTTPSPTTTESSTATTIESTTVSTTETTTPAITTESTSATTTESPTVRTYETTTPTLSPVTTTSSSSFITTANHNVRAKLEFRSVDTFINELNNTNSQAFKNRAQLVIDILKAIYIKYPSFIDILVLGFRPGSVITTTELAFNSSQSVPSDHDIATSLLSNTTAVKVLNMSSNSVMVNDKEFTIVTTSTAPTTETTVVTTTLVVISTSSLAVTTTVQPTASSLTSTTLSSTAFDRTNISTAEMSTRPTTAFSALMTSITSAAMNTGPKSTTSVFTSLTPSSTTFKTSTGSTTRTSTKSFASTTNTTSAPTTNTTTALTTNTTTTTTRPSTSSTTKVTTISTTKFVPVYLTDLVFRSFDIYIVELNDSNSQAFKTRAQLVIEHLDRIYRARYLSFIRVIVISFSPGSIITKTQLVFNSRETLPSVEEISNTLLTEVETGGVDPLHIIPSSVSVNGSVIATTVAALTTVSSGLKIEFSLLQTTWLIIMAKILRLFL